In the Sandaracinus amylolyticus genome, ATCTTCGGGATCGAGGAGGACACGCAGAGCCTCGGCTGGCAGCGGGCCGCGCCGCTCTACGACTTCTTCACGTCGACGCCCGACTACACGCCCTACGACCACATCGAGCGTCGCTGGCCCGAGGAGACGAACCCGCGCGACGGCAGCGCCGACGCGCTGCTCAGCGCGAATTACGACTGGTCGCGCCCCGACGAGCAGCCCGGGCTCTCGCGCCTGCTCTGGCGTCACTTCCACGGCGGTGCCGAGCCGCCCTGGCCCGCGGCAGCGGAGAGCCCGTTCGAGGCAGAAGACGACGACTGATCAATCGGGCGCGAGCCCGTCCTCGATCCGATCCTCGCCGCGCTGGCGATCCTCGCTCAGCGCGTCGAGGCGCTGCTCGCGCTCTGCCGCGAGCGACTCGAGCCGCTGATCGCGGCGGCGCTCGATCTGGTCCTCCATCCGCACGCGCTCGCGCGCGAGCTCCTCTTCGAGCTCGGCCTCGCGGCGCATGCGCAACTGCTCGATGCGCTGATCGATCTCGCCGAGCTGCACCTCGCTGTCGTCGGCGACCTGCTGCTCGCGATGCCCGTAGCGCTCCTCGAGCCGCACACGACGCTCGTCCATCCGGCGCTCAAACGCGTTCTCCGCCTCCGAGTCACACGCCGCGCACGAGAGCGCGCCGATGAGCGAGAGCACGATTCCGACGCGCGACATGACGCGACCTCCGCCGCGGAAGGACGCATCCCGCATGCCCGACCACGGAATTTCTGAGGAGAGCAGGAGTGTTAGGAAAGCAGGAGTGGGAGCCTCGAGCTCTCCCTCTCCTGCCTTCCTGCTCTCCTTCGAGGATTTCTCCTCAGAACTGCGCGGTCACGTTCGCGGCGACGTCGATCTGCGTGAGGCTCTCGATGCGGAAGCGCTGCCCGGGCAGATCGATCACCGCGCGATGGTGCGGGTTGATGATCCCGCTGCGGCACGTGCCCACACGGTTCGGATCGTCGCTGCTCGCGTTCGGATTGCACGCATCCGCCTGCGTCAGCCCGTACGACGGCGAGTGGAAGATCGCGGTCGTCACGCCGAAGCGCACGTAGCGCGCGGCCTGGAGCTCGAGCGTGACCTGCCCACCGAGGCGCGCGTGCGCCTGCGTGTCGGTGAGCCCCGTGAAGTCGACCTGCTCGTAGCCCGCCCCCTGACACGTCGCGCCGCCGGTCACGCCCTCGCACGCCGGGCTCGTCAGGTACGGGTTCGTCGACGAGCCGAGCGCGTCGAAGAGCGGCGAGTAGTCGCGCCCCTCGCTCACGTAGTCGCCCATGAAGCGCAGATCGATCGAGAAGCGCTGCCAGTGCTGGCGATCCTCCCACGGCATGATCGCGACGCCGGCGGTGAGCCGCCCCTGGATCGGCGGGCGCTGGTTGATGTACCCCGCGAGGTTGCCGCCCTGGGTGAAGAGGTCCGCCGCGTTCCCCGGGAATTCGATCTGGAACGCGAGGCCGGCGTAGGGCTCCACGTAGCGATCGCGCCACGATCCGCGCGTCTCGAAGCGCAGCGCGTTGGTGCCGCGCGAGATCCCGGGCTCGCTCCCGCCGCCCTGACACACCACGTCGCCGCCGTCGCGACGGCACGCGCGCATCGGCTCGTCGATGTTGAAGCGCCCCTCGAGCATGAGCATCCACGTGGGCGCGTGGGGATCGCGCTGCTGGTTCAGGATCGACCACGCGAGCCCGACGCTCACCCAGTCGAGCCCCGAGCGCGTCGGCGAGCGGAAGCCGTCGCCCGCGGGCACGTCGAAGAGCGGCGCCGGCGTCATGCTGCGATCGAGCAGCACGGTCGAGGGATCGTCGTTGCCGATGCGCGCCAGCGAGCGATCGTCGCTGAGGACCAGCGGGAGCCGCCCGTAGAGCGCGAGGTCGCGGAAGATGCCGATGTCGAGCCCGAAGACGAGCTGGTTCACCTCGCGCGAGTAGTCCGCGACGTCGCGCCACTCCCGCGACATCCGCGCGTCACCCGTGCCCGGCTCGCGCTGGATGCGCCCGAGCTCCCAGGTGCGCACGTAGCCGATCGAGATGTTGAGATCGAAGGGATCCTGATCGTCGAACGCGTCGATCACGTCGACGAACGACGCGGGCTCGCGCATCAGCACCAGCTCGTCGTCGTCCGCCATCGCGCGTGTGGGCACGAGCAGCGCTGGACCTGCCGCGAAGAGCACCGAGGCGAGGGCCACGATCCGTGTGATCACGCGCATTTCGCGGGCGAGGATAGGCAGTGCGGATTCGCAGCGTCAACGGGGCCCAGGCGTTGCTCCTGCCCTGTGCCCGCGGCAGGCTCGCCGGCCCATGACCCGGCCTCAGGTGCGCCTCGGAGACGCGATTTCCCTCGAGACCCTCGACCTCGTCGCGCGCGGCGAAGCGACGGTGGTGCTGACCGACGAAGTGCGCGCCCGCATCGATCGTGCGCGCGCCGCGGTGGATCGCCTCGCCGAGGGTGGTGATCGCGCGCCCAACGTGTATGGCGTGAACACCGGCTTCGGTGCGCTCGCGGAGACGCGCATCGCGCACGATCAGATCCGCGCGCTGCAGCGCAACCTCGTGCGCAGCCACGCGTGCGGTGTGGGCCCGCTCCTCCCGCGCGAGGCAGTGCGCGCGATGATGTTCCTGCGCGCGCAGACGATCGCGATGGGCAACTCGGGCGCCCGCGCGAAGATCGTCGATCTCGTGATCGCGATGCTCGAGCGCGGCGTGCACCCGTGCATCCCGTCGCAGGGCTCGGTGGGCGCGTCGGGCGATCTCGCGCCGCTGGCTCACTTGGCGTTGGTGCTGATCGGCGAGGGCGAGGCCGAGCACCAGGGCACGATCATGCCGGGCGACAAGGCGCTCGCCGCAGCGGGCCTGACGCCGGTCGAGCTCGAGGCGAAGGAAGGCCTCGCGATGATCAACGGCACGCAGCTGATCACCGCGATCGGCGCGCTCGCCGTGATCCGCGGAGAGCGGCTCTGCACGAACGCCGACGTCGTGGGCGCGATGTCGCTCGAGGCGCTCAAGGGCACGGGACGTCCCTTCGATCCGCGGGTGCAGCAGGTCCGCCCGCACCCCGGCCAGGCCACGACCGCCGCGAACCTGCGCGCGCTCCTCGAGGGCAGCGCGATCATGGAGAGCCACCGCGACTGCGGGAAGGTGCAGGACCCCTACTCGCTGCGCTGCATGCCGCAGATCCACGGCGCGACGCGCGACGCGCTCGCGTGGGCGCGCCAGGTGATCGAGCGCGAGATCATCGCGTCGGTCGACAACCCGCTGGTGTTCGTCGACGAGCGCGGCGAGGCGGACTTCGTGAGCGGCGGCAACTTCCACGGGCAGCCGCTCGCCATCGCGCTCGACACCGCGGCGATCGCGATCGCGGAGCTCGCGAACTGCGCGGAGCGCCGCCTCGAGCAGCTCGTGAACCCGGCGATGTCGAGCGGCCTGCCGCCCTTCCTCGCGCCGCGCAGCGGGCTCGACTCGGGCTTCATGATGGCGCAGGTGACCGCGGCCGCGCTGGTCAGCGAGAACAAGGTCCTCTGCCATCCCTCGAGCGTCGACTCGATCCCGAGCAGCGCGGGCAAGGAGGATCACGTCTCGATGGGCAGCATCTCCGCGCGCAAGTGCATGCAGGTCGCGGAGCACGTGCGGACGGTCCTCGCGATCGAGGCGATGGTCGCGGGCCAGGGCCTCGATCTGCGCCTGCCGCTCGAGCCCGGTGTGGGCGTGCGCGCGGCGCACCTCGCGCTGCGCGAGCACGTGCCCACGCTCACCGAGGATCGCGTGCTGCACCCCGACATCGTCCGCTGCTGCGAGCTCGTCGATCGCGGCGTGCTCGTCACCGCGGCCGAGCGCGTCTGCGGTCAGCTGAGCTAAGACAGCGCGATGCAGGTCGACATCCGCGATGCTCGCTTCGTCGCGAGCGCGATGCGGCAGGATCAGCTCCCGCCGCCCGCCTTCGCCGAGATCGCGTTCGCGGGTCGATCGAACGTGGGCAAGAGCAGCCTGATCAACAGGCTGGTGGTGCGGCGCAAGCTGGTGCGCACCAGCTCGACGCCCGGCGCGACCCGCGGACTGCTGCTCTTCCGCACCGCTCTCGCGATCCAGCGCGCGGGCAAGGAGCCGCAGCTCGCGACGCTCGATCTCGTCGATCTGCCCGGCTACGGCTTCGCGAAGCGCAGCAAGGTCGAGCGTCGCTCGTGGGGCCCGATGATCGAGGGCTATCTCGAGAACCGCGTCGGGCTGCGCGCGGTGGTGGTGATCGTCGACGTGCGCCGTGGGCTCGAGGACGACGATCGCCAGCTGCTCGAGTTCCTCGATCACATCCGGCGCCCCGCGGTGCTCGTCGCGACCAAGCTCGACAAGCTGCCCGCGAGCCAGCGCCTGCTCGAGGTCGCGAAGCTCAAGTCGAGCGCGGGACGTCCCGTGGTCGGCGTGAGCTCGGAGACCGGTGATGGCCGCGACCGCCTGTGGTCGCGCCTGATCGCCGCGGCCGGCATCGCGCCCGCCGACCTCACGACGCCGAGCTGATCCAACTCCGCCGCTCTTCCACCGCGCGGGTGTCGCTCGTCGTGAGCGCGCTCACCGGCGCCGTGGGGGTCGCTTGATCTCGTCGCGCCGTTTGTTGAAAGTTCGACTTCCTACTTCTTAGGAGTCGTCGTGACGAACCGCCCGCTTTCGGCGCTCTCGCTGCTCGTCGTGCTCGCCCTCGTCGCCTGCGACGCGGAGGACGAGGCGTGCCCCGCGGCGCCGTTCGCGACCCCGGGCCCGTTCGTCGCCGGGGTCACGACGCTCGACGTCGACGGGCTCGCGGTCGAGGTCTGGTACCCCGCGACCCCCGGAAGCGAAGCCGGCGCGCCGCGCGACACCTACGACATGCGCGACCTGCTCCCGCCCGAGCTCGCGCCGTCGATCCCCGAGGACGCGCCGACGACGTTCGCCACGCCCGCGCACCGCGACGTGCCGATCGCCAGCGGCCCGTTCCCGGTCGTGTACTTCAGCCACGGCCTCGGCGGCTATCGCCAGCAGTCGTCGGCGATCACCGCGCACCTCGCGTCGTGGGGCTTCGTCGTCGCCGCGCCCGAGCACGCCGAGCGGAACCTCGCGACCGTCCTGCTCGTCGCGATGGGCACGCCGGGCGTGTCGATCAGCGACGACGCGTACGATCAGATCCTCGCGGCGCACGCGCGCCTCGCGATCGAAGAGCGCTTCGCGGGCGCGCTCGATCTCTCGCGCGTCGCGGTGATGGGCCACTCGGCGGGCGGGGGCGCGGTGCAGGCGCTCGTCGATCGCTCGCCGCTCGAGGCCGACGCGTGGATCGGCATGGCGACGGTCGCTGCGCCGCTCGAGTCGACGGTGCCCGGCCTCTTGCTCGGAGGCAGCCTCGATCAGCTCGCGACCGTCGCGTCGATGGACGAGCTCTTCGATCACGACGTCGTCGCGTCGCCCGCGCGGCTCGTGCGCATCGAGGGCGCGGGACACCTCGCCTTCAGCGACATCTGCGTGATCGGCCGCGAGCGCGGCGGCGTGCTCGCGATCGCGCAGGAGGCGGGCCTCGAGATCGACGAGCTCGTCGTGACCCTCGCGACCGACGGATGTCAGCCGCAGGCGCTGCCCGCCGAAGAGGCGTGGCCGATCGTCGGTCACTACGCGGTCGCGCACCTGCGCGACGCGCTCGGCGCGACCACGCCCGCGACGCCGATCACCGGGCTCGAGCCCGACGCCGCCGCGTGCTTCGGCGCGCGCATCGGACGCAACGACGCGCGCTGAGAGCGCGCCTGGAGGGGGACGATGAAGAAGGTCGCGCTCGCGTGGCTGTGCTCGCTCGCGCTCGTCGCGTGCGGTGGTGGGGACGACGATGGCCCCAGCGGAGTCGATGGGGGTCGAATCGGCGTCGACGCGCAGGTGCCTCCAGGCATCGACGGTGGCCCGCAGCCCGATGCGTGGGTCGCGCCG is a window encoding:
- a CDS encoding alpha/beta hydrolase family protein encodes the protein MTNRPLSALSLLVVLALVACDAEDEACPAAPFATPGPFVAGVTTLDVDGLAVEVWYPATPGSEAGAPRDTYDMRDLLPPELAPSIPEDAPTTFATPAHRDVPIASGPFPVVYFSHGLGGYRQQSSAITAHLASWGFVVAAPEHAERNLATVLLVAMGTPGVSISDDAYDQILAAHARLAIEERFAGALDLSRVAVMGHSAGGGAVQALVDRSPLEADAWIGMATVAAPLESTVPGLLLGGSLDQLATVASMDELFDHDVVASPARLVRIEGAGHLAFSDICVIGRERGGVLAIAQEAGLEIDELVVTLATDGCQPQALPAEEAWPIVGHYAVAHLRDALGATTPATPITGLEPDAAACFGARIGRNDAR
- the hutH gene encoding histidine ammonia-lyase — its product is MTRPQVRLGDAISLETLDLVARGEATVVLTDEVRARIDRARAAVDRLAEGGDRAPNVYGVNTGFGALAETRIAHDQIRALQRNLVRSHACGVGPLLPREAVRAMMFLRAQTIAMGNSGARAKIVDLVIAMLERGVHPCIPSQGSVGASGDLAPLAHLALVLIGEGEAEHQGTIMPGDKALAAAGLTPVELEAKEGLAMINGTQLITAIGALAVIRGERLCTNADVVGAMSLEALKGTGRPFDPRVQQVRPHPGQATTAANLRALLEGSAIMESHRDCGKVQDPYSLRCMPQIHGATRDALAWARQVIEREIIASVDNPLVFVDERGEADFVSGGNFHGQPLAIALDTAAIAIAELANCAERRLEQLVNPAMSSGLPPFLAPRSGLDSGFMMAQVTAAALVSENKVLCHPSSVDSIPSSAGKEDHVSMGSISARKCMQVAEHVRTVLAIEAMVAGQGLDLRLPLEPGVGVRAAHLALREHVPTLTEDRVLHPDIVRCCELVDRGVLVTAAERVCGQLS
- the yihA gene encoding ribosome biogenesis GTP-binding protein YihA/YsxC, with product MQVDIRDARFVASAMRQDQLPPPAFAEIAFAGRSNVGKSSLINRLVVRRKLVRTSSTPGATRGLLLFRTALAIQRAGKEPQLATLDLVDLPGYGFAKRSKVERRSWGPMIEGYLENRVGLRAVVVIVDVRRGLEDDDRQLLEFLDHIRRPAVLVATKLDKLPASQRLLEVAKLKSSAGRPVVGVSSETGDGRDRLWSRLIAAAGIAPADLTTPS